The nucleotide sequence TAGGTTATAAAATAGTTGATACTTCAAAGGTTCAAGAGATAAGGGATAATATAGATAAGGATGTAAAGGCTATATACATTGAAAGTCCTACTAATCCACTTATGGATATTACGGATATTAAGCTTGTTTCAAGTATAGCAAAAGAAAACAATCTTCTTACTATAGTTGATAATACCTTTATGACACCATATCTTCAAAAACCACTAACACTTGGTGCAGATATAGTACTTCATAGCGCTACAAAGTATTTAGGTGGACACAGTGATTTGGTGGCGGGTCTTGTAGTGGTTAACAATAAAGATTTAGCTGAAAAGCTTCATTTTATACAGAATTCAACTGGAGGAGTACTTGGACCTTTTGATTCATTTCTTCTTATAAGGGGTATAAAAACTCTTGCAGTAAGAATGGATAGGCATACTGATAATGCAAAGAAGATAGCTTCTCTGTTAAATCATAGAAAAGAAATAGAAAAAGTATACTATCCTGGACTTGAGGAGCATATAGGGCATGAGGTCCAAAAAAAGCAGGCTTCTGGTTATGGCGCAATAATATCATTTGTTATAAATGAAAAATACGACTATAAAAAGTTTATTGAGAATTTAAAACTTATTACCTTTGGAGAAAGTTTAGGTGGAGTTGAATCACTTATATGCCATCCAGCTAGTATGACACATGCAGCAATTCCATATGAAATAAGACAGAAAGTTGGTATTGTAGATAACTTAATAAGACTTTCTGTAGGAATTGAAAATGGTGATGATTTAATAGAAGACTTGTTGAAAGCTCTTGAGGGGAGTGAAAAATAGTGAACTATATAGACGACATTAGACAAATTATAGGAAACACTCCTATAATAAAAATCAATAACTTTGGATTAAATAGTGGAGTGAATATTTTTGCTAAGCTTGAATTATTGAATCCAGGAGGCAGTGTAAAAGATAGAGTAGGCGTTTATATGATAGAGGATGCAGAAAAGAAGGGAAAACTAAAAAAAGGTTATACCATAGTTGAAGGCACAGCGGGTAATACAGGTATAGGAATAGCACTTGCAGCTATAAACAAAGGGTATAATGTAATCTTTGTTGTACCTGAGAAGTTTTCTATAGAAAAGCAGACGCTTATGAAAGCATTTGGTGCAAAAATTATAAATACGCCTAGAGAGGAAGGAATGCAGGGAGCAGTTAAGAAGGCAAATGAGCTTTTGAGTACCATACCTAATTCTATAAGTCTTGGTCAATTCGTAAACCAAGCAAATCCATTGGCACACTATGAAACTACAGGACCTGAGATTTATAGAGATCTTGAAGGCAACATTGATTATGTAGTTGCAGGTGCTGGTAGTGGAGGAACCTATGCTGGTGTATTAAAGTTTTTAAAAGAGAAAAAACCAAATATAAAGGGTGTACTTGCTGATCCTGAAGGTTCTACCATGGGTGGAGGAGAGGAAGCTAGCTATGATATCGAAGGTATAGGAAATGATTTTATTCCAGATACCATGGATATGAATCTTGTAGATGAAGTTATTAAGGTTAATGATGCTGAGGCTTTTCATATGGTAAGGCAACTTGCCCTTAAAGAAGGACTGATAGTTGGAAGTTCATCTGGTGCAGCTATGGCAGCAGCAATTAAATTAAGTAAAAAGATTAAAAGTGGTAATATAGTTACTATCTTTCCAGATAGAGGTGACAGGTATTTTAGTAAAAATATTTTAGGATAGATTGGGTAAAATCTATAAGCTTATGGAATTGAAGGGAGAAATATTGGAGGTATTTCTCTCTTCTTTTAATAAAATATGTCCTATACCACCACTTTTAATAGAATAAAACCAAATAATAATAAGTTGGTTCTATTATTAACAAAATAAAATCCTCTTCTTTTAAAAGA is from Clostridium acetobutylicum ATCC 824 and encodes:
- a CDS encoding bifunctional cystathionine gamma-lyase/homocysteine desulfhydrase → MKIESLVIHGGKDGDEYTGAVNVPIYQTSTFKQEKLGVNKGYEYSRTGNPTREAVEKLISDLEEGQSGFAFASGMAAITAVLSLFKTGDKIIISNNVYGGTFRVLDKVFNHFNIGYKIVDTSKVQEIRDNIDKDVKAIYIESPTNPLMDITDIKLVSSIAKENNLLTIVDNTFMTPYLQKPLTLGADIVLHSATKYLGGHSDLVAGLVVVNNKDLAEKLHFIQNSTGGVLGPFDSFLLIRGIKTLAVRMDRHTDNAKKIASLLNHRKEIEKVYYPGLEEHIGHEVQKKQASGYGAIISFVINEKYDYKKFIENLKLITFGESLGGVESLICHPASMTHAAIPYEIRQKVGIVDNLIRLSVGIENGDDLIEDLLKALEGSEK
- a CDS encoding PLP-dependent cysteine synthase family protein, with the protein product MNYIDDIRQIIGNTPIIKINNFGLNSGVNIFAKLELLNPGGSVKDRVGVYMIEDAEKKGKLKKGYTIVEGTAGNTGIGIALAAINKGYNVIFVVPEKFSIEKQTLMKAFGAKIINTPREEGMQGAVKKANELLSTIPNSISLGQFVNQANPLAHYETTGPEIYRDLEGNIDYVVAGAGSGGTYAGVLKFLKEKKPNIKGVLADPEGSTMGGGEEASYDIEGIGNDFIPDTMDMNLVDEVIKVNDAEAFHMVRQLALKEGLIVGSSSGAAMAAAIKLSKKIKSGNIVTIFPDRGDRYFSKNILG